The Zalophus californianus isolate mZalCal1 chromosome X, mZalCal1.pri.v2, whole genome shotgun sequence genomic interval GAGTGGTGGCAGCGCTGCCCTGGTACAGTGACCAGCGCCTAGGTAGCCAAGGAAAGGGGAAGGATCTGTGGAAGAAGGCTGACTCGGGGCCAGACAGACGGAGGTCTCTGGGGAGGCATGACACCCATGCGGCCCTCAGGGGCCAAGAGAGCAAATGTCTCAGAGCCCATTAGGCTGGCGAGGGTACAGGGGGCAGGGGACACATCCAGTGCTCCACTCCCAGCCCACCGGCTCTCCtgtacacacacaccctcagGTAGAGACCCCAATTCTGTCGTtccactgaggcccagagaaggggcaAGGAATTGCCCAAGGACACATGGCAAGATACAGGCCCAAGGGGTTGACTTCTAAGTACTTGAAGTGAGCCAAACAGGACAGAGTCCGTGGCACGCTCCTTGGGGCTGGCCACTGGCACTGGGGTAGCGACGCGCCTTGGCCGGTCGTGCACCCACAGTGGCCGCGGCCCGCAGCGAGAGCGTGGGGACTGCCGGCCCCGCGTTGGGGTGGAGTGTGTGAGTGCTCGTGTGCGCATGTGGCGTCTATTCCACGTAATCGCACCTGGACGAGGTGCTTCTCGCTGAGCGGGGACAGGACCAgttctgggtggggtggggggggtggggaagcaggcGAAGAAGTCCCCAGaacgtccccccaccccccccccccccccggtcccgTTCCCCCCCCATGCCAGAGCGCAGCGCTGGGGGGCGCATCTCAGGCCTGTCCAGCCACTCTCCGGTGGGCACCCGGGGATGTGGAACCCTCGCCACGCTGACGCCCTGAGGGCACGTGCCGGGAGCGGCGGGCGGTGGACAGCGATGGGTCGAGGATGGGGGCACCGACTCGCGGATCCCCAGGGTGCCCACCTGTGCCAGCACCCCCtcgggggcgggggaaggagcaGGTGACGTCACGCGCGGTCCCGGGGTGCCCGCGGCGGTGGCCGCAGCCCGGCCGCGTGACCCGCGCGCGCCAATGGCCCGGCGATCTCCGGGGCGACGCGGAGGGTCCGCGCTCCGCCGCCACTGCGCCGCCGCCCGGAGTCCGCACTGCAGAGAGTGGAGGCGAGCAGGCGCCGGCGCGCTGGCCCACGTGCCGCGCGGAGAGAGGGaccgggagaggaagaaggagagcgAGCGCGAGAGAGCCGGGGAAGGAGGGGCGCACGAGCCGGCCGCTGCTCCGCGCAGCCCCTGCGTGCCTCCTGCTGGGACCTCCACCAGGAAGGACCCCGACCCAGAGGAAGGTACCAGGTCCGGGGAGGTCGGCTCTCGGCCCCCGGGaggccccgccgcccgccccagTAGGACTGCGGCAGCCCGCGTGCGCGGGGGGACGGGGTGCGGAGGGCGCTGTGGCCCCTGCGGGCCGGTGGAAGGCGGGGCAGGGGTCGAGCCTGGGCTGCCGAGGCGCCGCCCCGGGGGAGTAGGGtcacctgggggtgggaggggggcgtCGGCATTAACCTCGCTCTCGCCCCGTTCGTATTCACAGGCTGTGGAGACCTGGGCCGTTCTCTCCGAGTCctagccccaccccacccccccccccaattctttTCCCCCCGGCCCAGTAGCACCCTGGTCTGCGTCGGAATCCGTTTCCTGCCCCTAGTATTAGCCCCGCGCCAGCGGAAATTGCGCGCGATGGCGGTGACGATGCTGCAGGACTGGTGCAGGTGGATGGGCGTCAGCGCTCGAAGGGGTCTGCTCATTCTGGGCATCCCGGAGGACTGTGATGAAGCCGAACTCCAAGGGTCCCTGGAGGCCGCCCTGTGGCCCATGGGCCACTTTACCGTGCTGGGCAAAGTGTTTCGAGAGGAGGATGATGCCACTGCGGCCCTGGTCGAGCTTGACCGGGAAGTCAACTATGCTTTGGTCCCCAGGGAAATCCCGGGCACCGGGGGTCCCTGGAACGTGGTCTTTGTGCCTCGTTGCTCAGGCGAGGAGTTTCTCAGTCGCGTGTTCCACTTCCTGGAGCAACAGGGGCAGACGGTGGAGAGTgtggctggggccctggggctgggactGCACAGGGTGTGCTGGCTCCGACTGGTCAGTGAGGCAGTCCAGCCCTGGGTGGAGACCAGGCGGTATCAGCGCCTGGGCGTGTTTTCCGGGAGGGATCAGCCCGCCCCGGGGGAGGAGTCCTTTGAGGCCTGGCTGGACCACAGCGCCGATATGCTGCACGTGTGGC includes:
- the LOC113930920 gene encoding uncharacterized protein LOC113930920, producing MARRSPGRRGGSALRRHCAAARSPHCREWRRAGAGALAHVPRGERDRERKKESERERAGEGGAHEPAAAPRSPCVPPAGTSTRKDPDPEAVETWAVLSES